From Mucilaginibacter rubeus, a single genomic window includes:
- a CDS encoding sensor histidine kinase, which produces MNKKNLKAIFQHLIFWIIYLLYEEVIAYFAGMGVEFPNTIVAFTVNAGVFYSIWGFYKFFKKKIGNKLLLVIVIFAVSAVIITISAYLKAFSFIVFLHSSLKVYGTPTRILTFVMRSIYFAVMGAAYGFAREVILKEREAAQHRLEKVQMLEQQQKLEKQALQAELNVIKSQINPHFVFNTLGFLYAETYKKLPEVGQSIITLSNIMRYALTKNEDGYSSLESELAYIKDFIKIHESRSKAFFMNISIENVLKPYRVVSLILITLIENMFKHGIFNQNTKEAALNIAVEDGKLHFYSLNYKNNNSVNKVQSNGIGLNYIRERLTDEYGPDGYELLVNETHNSYECKLIMPLKYHESN; this is translated from the coding sequence GTGAATAAGAAAAACCTAAAGGCAATATTTCAGCACCTGATTTTTTGGATTATTTATCTGCTTTATGAAGAAGTGATCGCTTACTTCGCCGGCATGGGGGTGGAGTTTCCTAACACTATTGTTGCCTTCACCGTTAACGCCGGCGTATTTTATAGTATCTGGGGCTTTTACAAATTCTTTAAAAAGAAAATCGGGAACAAATTGCTTTTGGTAATAGTAATCTTTGCTGTTTCGGCAGTTATCATTACCATATCGGCTTACTTAAAGGCATTTTCATTTATCGTTTTCCTGCACAGCTCACTTAAAGTTTACGGAACCCCTACGCGAATTCTGACTTTTGTAATGCGTTCAATTTATTTTGCAGTAATGGGTGCAGCTTATGGCTTTGCGAGAGAAGTAATATTAAAAGAGCGTGAAGCCGCCCAACACAGACTTGAAAAAGTGCAAATGCTTGAGCAACAGCAAAAATTAGAAAAACAGGCACTACAGGCCGAGTTGAATGTAATAAAATCACAGATCAACCCGCATTTTGTATTCAACACCCTGGGGTTTTTATATGCTGAAACTTACAAAAAGCTTCCGGAGGTTGGGCAGTCAATTATTACATTGTCAAATATCATGCGTTACGCCTTAACCAAAAATGAGGATGGATACAGCAGTCTTGAAAGTGAGCTGGCCTATATTAAAGATTTCATAAAAATTCATGAAAGCCGGAGCAAAGCTTTTTTTATGAACATCAGTATCGAAAACGTTTTAAAACCGTATAGGGTAGTTTCATTGATTTTAATTACGCTTATCGAAAACATGTTTAAGCATGGCATTTTTAATCAAAACACCAAAGAAGCAGCTTTGAACATTGCCGTTGAAGATGGGAAACTGCATTTTTACTCGCTTAATTACAAAAACAATAACAGCGTAAATAAAGTACAATCAAACGGGATAGGGCTGAATTATATCCGTGAAAGATTAACGGATGAGTATGGCCCTGATGGATATGAGCTATTGGTAAATGAAACACATAATAGCTATGAGTGTAAACTTATTATGCCTTTAAAATATCATGAAAGTAATTAA
- a CDS encoding LytR/AlgR family response regulator transcription factor, with translation MKVINCIIVEDEPYAIDILSDFISKVPFINLTQTFTNPIEALLYLKESAVDLIFLDINMPELSGIDLIKMLPKNTEVIITSAFSEFALAGFENNVLDYLLKPFAFDRFLQAAQKALDKLLLLAANKPSQVIDMQPKSDSFYLKTDRGKIVRINFDDIIYIEGLKNYCSVFTETERHISLVSMKTLADSLPQEDFARTHKSYIIALKRIKAIDGNMVIFDKIKEKVPIGVTYRDGFFALLNNKMFK, from the coding sequence ATGAAAGTAATTAATTGTATTATTGTTGAGGATGAGCCTTACGCTATTGATATTTTAAGCGATTTCATATCAAAAGTGCCGTTCATTAATCTTACTCAAACTTTTACAAATCCAATTGAGGCATTATTGTATTTGAAAGAATCGGCAGTCGACCTTATATTTCTTGATATTAATATGCCCGAACTTTCGGGTATCGACCTGATTAAGATGCTCCCTAAAAACACTGAGGTTATCATAACATCAGCCTTTAGTGAATTTGCACTTGCCGGCTTCGAGAACAACGTACTTGATTACCTGCTCAAGCCTTTCGCTTTCGACAGATTTTTGCAGGCCGCTCAAAAGGCGCTTGATAAACTTTTATTGCTTGCAGCAAACAAACCCTCGCAGGTAATTGACATGCAACCTAAATCCGATTCGTTTTACCTGAAAACAGATCGGGGTAAAATTGTAAGAATAAACTTTGATGATATAATTTATATAGAGGGACTTAAAAACTATTGCTCAGTTTTTACAGAAACAGAAAGGCACATTTCGCTGGTAAGCATGAAAACGCTGGCCGACAGTCTGCCGCAGGAAGATTTTGCACGTACCCATAAATCATATATCATAGCTTTAAAACGCATCAAAGCGATAGACGGCAACATGGTAATATTTGATAAAATCAAAGAAAAAGTTCCTATAGGGGTTACTTATCGCGACGGATTTTTTGCTTTGCTCAATAACAAGATGTTTAAATAG
- a CDS encoding lantibiotic dehydratase — MKVNFINGLILRSAALSYRQKLGKNSLLTLWNNRLIKESIYIASKSLYNELDILFAGEQSHAKEAQLLSSFYKYMARMANRATPFGLFAGCSSVYWGEINKVKLSAKFRKYTVPDAVVSFSLAKQIESANQLLAGYKLNNTLYKVGGDLRFITYQIIDDQRIYQVSALESNNVLDEIINVVGDGIWNKQQLLEKFPDFEQDDFIAFIDDLIEGQLLKPAFEPAIGYDFPVFLQKTDDTGLNNTVDALINLISEVNSYHPDNPNWFSFYTLIEQLTNQITGRELKDQIHITRFNELNEQELDKSLQWKIGKGIALLNNLNPPVPNKRIEQFKARFRKRYEEQSVPLLEAFDTDTGIEYGQWYEHETLFTEGLYAGSEGTPSLIDYTEIDFKMLDLLNRAKIEKQYKVIIPNNFVKERSTDNLPFSMCALFQVFDNDLLFLERVTGPGALSMIARFAMGDAEIHKAGLDIATKEADNSPDAMFAEIIHMPEERILNVMMHPQFWPHELAYIDDAKGKSVLRLDDIYIKLEQNVFKLFSKKHQKEVIPRLSSAYNYNRSQHPIYTFLCDIQHQRGNGSLSFNWGALANDYVFFPRVETGFGLILHRATWKFTPAILDELCKAEKFTDKFCDLFGSFSKEWLIPDKFYIVKGDNELLIDTGNEISMQVLAKEITRQAPVLIFSECIHLEHEAVVKDAEGNPYMHQFVAPFHFDRPLTPLYFQYVENTLQRNFFPGSEWLFIKLYLSSNIANEVLLKLDELLNYSAEIKIKQWFFIRYHDPDNHIRVRVNLLDEVDFQEVYLAIREVLSPFLLSGQVHVVQLDTYVRELERYGQQIEQAEGLFCIETMFCCNVFRMLESNRYDTEDWLLIFWLIKDYLNLMSTDLADQLQFVERQQAYFFTEFDDKAVKIQIDQLYRKYHSSLNNLLLAYDDLLQQKRKRVELLLQKYNINWNAKFLSSIIHMAVNRYFNTQQRLHECILYGLLLKFLKSEKARKGKP, encoded by the coding sequence ATGAAAGTTAATTTTATTAACGGTTTAATTTTACGCTCGGCTGCTTTGTCATACAGGCAAAAGCTTGGGAAAAATAGTTTACTTACTTTATGGAATAACAGACTAATAAAGGAAAGTATTTATATAGCAAGCAAATCGCTTTATAACGAACTTGATATTTTGTTTGCGGGCGAGCAATCCCATGCCAAAGAAGCTCAATTATTATCAAGTTTTTATAAGTACATGGCGCGTATGGCAAACCGGGCCACGCCATTTGGTTTGTTTGCTGGTTGTTCGTCGGTTTATTGGGGCGAAATCAATAAAGTAAAACTTTCGGCAAAATTCAGAAAGTATACTGTACCCGATGCTGTGGTGAGCTTCTCGCTCGCCAAACAAATTGAAAGCGCCAATCAGCTACTGGCGGGTTATAAGCTTAATAATACGCTTTACAAAGTTGGTGGCGATTTACGTTTTATTACTTATCAAATTATTGATGATCAAAGAATTTACCAGGTAAGTGCTCTTGAAAGTAATAACGTGCTTGACGAGATAATTAATGTTGTTGGCGACGGAATATGGAATAAGCAACAATTGCTGGAAAAGTTTCCGGATTTTGAACAGGATGATTTTATAGCCTTTATTGATGACCTTATAGAAGGGCAGTTACTAAAACCTGCATTTGAACCGGCAATAGGTTATGATTTCCCTGTCTTTTTGCAGAAAACGGACGATACCGGGTTAAACAATACCGTTGATGCATTAATAAATCTGATTAGCGAGGTAAATAGTTACCATCCTGATAACCCGAACTGGTTCTCATTTTACACCCTCATTGAACAACTTACCAACCAGATAACCGGGCGGGAGCTCAAAGATCAGATCCATATTACCCGATTTAATGAACTAAACGAGCAGGAACTTGATAAATCACTCCAGTGGAAAATAGGGAAAGGCATTGCCTTATTGAATAACCTGAATCCGCCGGTACCCAATAAAAGGATAGAGCAATTTAAGGCGCGGTTCAGGAAAAGATATGAAGAACAAAGCGTGCCGCTTCTGGAGGCATTTGATACCGATACCGGAATTGAATATGGGCAATGGTATGAACATGAAACCCTTTTTACCGAAGGTTTGTATGCCGGCAGTGAGGGTACTCCTTCGTTGATAGATTATACAGAGATTGATTTTAAAATGCTTGACCTGCTCAATCGTGCCAAAATAGAGAAACAGTATAAGGTTATTATTCCCAATAATTTTGTTAAAGAGCGGAGCACAGATAACCTGCCTTTTTCTATGTGCGCGCTTTTTCAGGTTTTCGATAACGATCTTTTATTTCTTGAAAGGGTTACAGGCCCGGGAGCCCTAAGTATGATAGCGCGGTTTGCCATGGGGGACGCCGAAATACACAAAGCAGGTTTGGATATAGCAACAAAAGAGGCTGATAATAGTCCCGACGCGATGTTTGCCGAAATAATTCACATGCCTGAGGAACGCATCCTGAACGTTATGATGCATCCACAGTTTTGGCCTCATGAACTGGCTTATATTGATGACGCTAAAGGTAAGTCAGTTTTGCGGCTTGATGATATTTATATCAAGCTTGAGCAAAATGTATTTAAACTGTTTTCAAAAAAGCATCAGAAAGAAGTAATCCCAAGGTTAAGTAGTGCTTATAATTATAACCGGTCGCAACATCCTATTTATACCTTTTTGTGCGATATTCAACATCAGCGCGGTAACGGAAGCCTGAGTTTTAACTGGGGGGCGCTCGCAAATGATTATGTGTTTTTCCCTCGGGTTGAAACCGGTTTTGGCCTCATCCTGCACCGGGCTACCTGGAAGTTTACTCCAGCCATTTTAGACGAGCTTTGCAAGGCCGAAAAATTCACAGATAAATTTTGTGATCTGTTTGGTAGCTTCAGCAAAGAATGGCTGATACCCGATAAATTTTATATTGTAAAAGGCGATAACGAATTGCTTATTGATACCGGAAATGAGATAAGTATGCAGGTGCTTGCAAAGGAAATAACAAGGCAAGCCCCGGTTTTGATTTTCTCCGAATGCATTCATCTTGAGCATGAGGCCGTTGTAAAGGATGCGGAAGGAAACCCTTATATGCACCAGTTTGTAGCGCCCTTTCATTTCGACAGGCCATTAACGCCTCTTTATTTTCAGTATGTCGAAAATACGCTGCAGCGAAACTTTTTTCCGGGCAGCGAGTGGCTGTTCATCAAGTTATACCTCAGCAGTAATATTGCCAACGAGGTGTTGTTAAAGCTTGATGAGCTGTTAAATTACTCGGCTGAGATAAAAATAAAACAATGGTTTTTTATCAGGTACCATGATCCTGATAATCACATCCGGGTGAGGGTAAACCTGCTTGATGAAGTTGATTTTCAGGAGGTTTATTTGGCAATACGGGAGGTGCTGTCGCCATTTTTACTGAGCGGCCAGGTTCATGTTGTGCAGCTTGATACTTATGTGCGCGAGCTGGAGCGTTATGGGCAGCAGATAGAACAGGCTGAAGGGCTTTTTTGTATCGAAACTATGTTTTGTTGCAATGTGTTCAGGATGCTTGAAAGTAACCGCTATGATACTGAAGATTGGCTCCTGATTTTTTGGCTCATCAAAGATTATCTTAACCTGATGAGTACAGACCTTGCCGATCAGCTGCAATTTGTTGAGCGACAACAGGCTTACTTTTTTACCGAGTTTGATGACAAAGCTGTTAAAATACAGATTGATCAGTTATACCGGAAATATCATAGTAGTTTAAATAACCTGCTATTGGCGTATGATGACCTGCTTCAGCAAAAAAGAAAACGGGTTGAATTGCTGCTTCAAAAGTATAATATCAACTGGAATGCCAAGTTTTTAAGTAGTATAATCCATATGGCCGTTAATCGTTACTTCAATACGCAACAACGCCTGCATGAATGCATCCTTTACGGGTTGCTTTTAAAATTTCTCAAATCGGAAAAAGCAAGAAAGGGAAAACCGTAA
- a CDS encoding NAD(P)/FAD-dependent oxidoreductase — MTSVTPNGDKKKIVIVGGGFAGLNVAEQLYKNKHYDVTLVDKNNYNYFTPLLYQVATSFLEPSSISYPFRKLFRDKRLNFRMAAVVKVDPAAKILYLTDGELSYDYLVFAAGASTNFYGIESVKQNAISLKEIDDALYMRNSLIKTMEKAAITTDSVERQKLLTIVVAGGGPTGVEVAGMLAEMKNYILKKDYPELTNARGKIYIVDGGPYLLAPMSDKTHSETRQALIDLGVEVKLNAHVSDFSNGVVTFANGETLEAKTLIWAAGIIANTFEGIPAASLGIGRRMITDEYNRVKDLEDIYAIGDISIQMTDPVYPKGHPQLAQVAIQMGRNTAKNFIAIAKGKNIKPFKYFDRGDMAIVGRHNAVVDLFKHKVHLSGFAALFVWLFIHLISLVNYNNKIKTLYNWAVAFLTRDQALRMIFRGGKNNTD, encoded by the coding sequence ATGACAAGCGTAACACCCAACGGTGATAAAAAAAAGATAGTAATAGTTGGCGGCGGCTTTGCCGGTCTTAATGTTGCCGAGCAGCTATATAAAAATAAGCACTATGATGTAACCCTGGTTGATAAAAATAACTACAATTATTTTACACCGCTGCTGTACCAGGTAGCAACCAGCTTCCTTGAACCATCAAGTATTAGTTATCCATTTCGTAAATTATTCAGGGATAAAAGGTTAAACTTTAGGATGGCCGCTGTAGTTAAGGTTGATCCGGCAGCGAAGATCCTGTATTTAACCGACGGGGAGCTGTCTTATGATTACCTTGTATTTGCGGCTGGCGCCAGCACCAATTTTTACGGTATCGAAAGCGTTAAGCAGAATGCTATATCACTTAAAGAAATTGACGACGCGTTGTATATGCGTAACAGTCTTATTAAAACGATGGAAAAGGCGGCCATTACTACCGATTCGGTTGAGCGCCAAAAGCTTTTAACCATAGTTGTTGCCGGTGGTGGCCCTACTGGTGTGGAAGTGGCAGGTATGCTGGCCGAAATGAAAAACTATATCCTTAAAAAAGATTATCCTGAATTAACTAATGCCAGGGGGAAAATTTATATAGTTGATGGCGGTCCCTATTTGCTTGCTCCAATGAGTGATAAAACCCATAGCGAAACCCGCCAGGCGCTTATTGATTTGGGTGTTGAAGTTAAGTTGAATGCCCATGTAAGTGATTTTAGCAATGGTGTGGTAACATTTGCCAACGGCGAAACGCTTGAAGCTAAAACCCTGATCTGGGCTGCAGGTATCATTGCCAATACATTTGAAGGTATACCCGCCGCAAGTTTGGGGATTGGCCGCCGGATGATCACCGATGAATACAACCGGGTGAAAGATCTGGAAGATATATATGCTATAGGCGATATAAGTATACAGATGACTGATCCGGTTTATCCTAAAGGTCACCCGCAGCTGGCACAGGTGGCTATACAAATGGGGCGCAATACAGCTAAAAACTTTATAGCCATAGCAAAAGGTAAAAATATAAAGCCATTTAAATATTTTGACAGGGGTGATATGGCCATTGTTGGCCGGCACAATGCCGTTGTTGACCTGTTTAAGCATAAGGTGCACCTGAGCGGTTTTGCCGCTTTGTTTGTATGGTTATTTATTCATTTGATATCATTGGTGAATTATAATAATAAAATTAAAACCTTGTATAATTGGGCTGTGGCGTTTTTAACAAGAGATCAAGCTTTAAGGATGATATTCAGAGGCGGGAAAAACAATACGGATTAA
- a CDS encoding VOC family protein: protein MKMIPLFKCRDLKQSVGFYTNVLNFRLKYPEETADDGVVDLINEFGELQLTVYESDRLFGSVVNVWVDDVDNRFKFYVSRGLDTSGKENSPVHQGPTDQTWGTREFYVTDMDGNTLRFCQPQQ, encoded by the coding sequence ATGAAGATGATCCCGCTTTTTAAATGCCGCGACTTGAAGCAGTCTGTCGGTTTTTACACCAATGTGCTCAACTTCAGGCTAAAATATCCTGAGGAAACAGCCGATGACGGTGTTGTTGACCTGATCAATGAATTTGGGGAACTACAGCTAACGGTGTATGAAAGCGACCGGCTGTTTGGCTCGGTGGTAAATGTTTGGGTTGATGATGTAGACAACAGGTTTAAATTTTATGTTTCCCGCGGACTTGATACTTCAGGAAAAGAAAACTCACCCGTTCACCAGGGGCCAACCGACCAAACCTGGGGAACGCGCGAGTTTTATGTTACCGATATGGATGGCAATACTTTACGCTTTTGCCAGCCGCAGCAATAA
- a CDS encoding alpha-L-rhamnosidase C-terminal domain-containing protein, translating to MKKTLSILILTLACSVGKAQKLPPVFDAKRSAEAQSTETVRKYLSPVRILWKSQNAATNITNAEKLLKQGTGQADLSGNDLCILQSNEKGKPGLLLDFGRELHGGLQLVTDQSRGGKPVRVRIRFGESASEAMSNIDTIKGATNDHAMRDMVVSLPWLGKLEIGNTGFRFVRIDLVDDNSQLKLKEARAIFIYRDIPYLGSFKCSDTLLNKIWLTGAYTVHLNMQDYLWDGIKRDRLVWVGDMHPETSTIAAVFGDNPVVPKSLDLARDITPLPGYMNGMVSYSMWWILIQRDWYMHTGNLKYLQQQKAYLVKLLNQYAVQVDANGSEKLDGAGRFLDWPSSENKPAIHAGLQAMLVMTLNAGAELCKVLNDPITAKKCEAAVAKLKTNVPDAGGSKQAAALLGLSGLLPAQKANEILSAGGVHNYSTFFGYYMLLAKAKAGDYQGGIDAIRNFWGPMLNLGATTFWEDFNIDWLPNASRIDELVPEGEKDIHGDYGAYCYKGFRHSLSHGWASGPTPWLTEYVLGVKVVAPGCKVIKIEPHLGDLNFAEGTYPTPYGVVKIRHDKQANGKIESTIKAPAGVKVIQ from the coding sequence ATGAAGAAAACCCTATCCATACTCATATTAACCCTTGCCTGTTCAGTCGGTAAAGCCCAGAAACTTCCACCTGTTTTTGACGCTAAGCGATCTGCCGAAGCGCAATCAACTGAAACAGTCAGGAAATATCTCTCGCCGGTCCGTATCCTGTGGAAATCGCAGAACGCAGCTACCAATATCACCAATGCTGAAAAACTGCTGAAGCAAGGTACAGGGCAGGCTGATCTGTCGGGGAACGACCTTTGCATTCTTCAAAGTAATGAAAAGGGGAAACCGGGTTTACTGCTTGATTTTGGCAGGGAACTGCATGGCGGCCTGCAATTGGTGACCGATCAATCCAGGGGAGGAAAGCCGGTAAGGGTACGGATTCGTTTTGGTGAATCGGCAAGCGAGGCTATGTCCAATATCGATACCATAAAAGGCGCTACTAATGATCATGCCATGCGCGATATGGTGGTTTCGCTGCCATGGTTGGGCAAACTGGAAATTGGCAACACCGGGTTCCGTTTTGTACGGATTGATTTGGTTGATGATAACAGCCAGCTGAAATTAAAAGAGGCGAGGGCTATTTTTATTTACAGGGATATTCCTTACCTGGGCTCGTTTAAATGCAGTGATACGTTGCTTAATAAGATCTGGCTTACCGGAGCTTATACCGTGCACCTAAATATGCAGGATTACCTTTGGGATGGCATCAAACGCGACAGGCTGGTTTGGGTAGGGGATATGCATCCCGAGACATCAACTATTGCCGCTGTTTTTGGCGATAATCCCGTTGTTCCTAAAAGTCTTGACCTTGCCCGCGATATTACCCCGCTGCCGGGGTACATGAACGGTATGGTATCTTACTCCATGTGGTGGATCCTGATACAGCGAGATTGGTATATGCACACAGGCAATCTCAAATATCTGCAACAGCAAAAGGCTTACCTGGTTAAGTTACTAAACCAGTATGCTGTGCAGGTTGATGCTAATGGCAGTGAGAAGCTTGATGGCGCGGGTAGATTTTTAGACTGGCCATCCAGTGAAAATAAACCTGCTATTCATGCCGGTTTGCAAGCCATGCTGGTTATGACCCTGAATGCCGGCGCCGAACTTTGCAAAGTTTTGAACGATCCGATCACCGCCAAAAAATGCGAGGCTGCTGTTGCCAAACTTAAAACCAACGTGCCGGATGCAGGAGGTTCAAAGCAAGCCGCCGCTTTATTGGGGCTATCGGGTTTATTGCCTGCTCAAAAAGCCAATGAGATACTTTCGGCTGGCGGGGTACATAATTACTCAACCTTTTTTGGATACTATATGCTGCTGGCCAAAGCCAAAGCAGGCGACTACCAGGGTGGGATTGATGCTATCCGCAATTTCTGGGGACCGATGCTAAACCTCGGCGCTACCACATTTTGGGAAGATTTCAATATCGACTGGCTGCCTAACGCTTCGCGGATTGATGAATTGGTACCCGAGGGGGAAAAAGATATCCATGGCGATTACGGCGCTTATTGTTACAAGGGTTTCAGGCATAGCTTGTCGCATGGCTGGGCATCGGGGCCAACACCATGGTTAACTGAGTACGTACTTGGTGTAAAGGTGGTGGCTCCGGGTTGCAAGGTTATCAAAATTGAGCCTCATTTAGGCGATTTAAACTTTGCCGAAGGTACATATCCAACACCATACGGTGTAGTGAAGATCAGGCACGATAAACAGGCCAACGGGAAGATAGAATCAACCATTAAAGCCCCTGCCGGGGTTAAAGTAATTCAGTAA